The Gloeocapsa sp. PCC 73106 genome contains the following window.
CTGCTTTGGAATCAGGTCTAAACTCAAAAATAGACCGAGGATCTGGCGCGTCCATCATACCCAAGTTTACAGTTTGTTCGGCGCATTTTGCTAAATCTTCGCGATCGTAAATCACCGTTTCAAACACTGGTAAGTTGTATCTATCCTGAATCGTTTCGATACGTTTTTTTAAGGTAGATTCCACAAATTTATTGTTAGTAGAAATCTTACTGGGGAGGACACCCAAAATCTTGATAGGTTCACGCATCATTTGCTTTCTAAAGACATTTTGGCTTTTGATAAAATTTTTAACATTATTTAAGCCTTGGTTAGCAAATGGTTTCAAATCCGAGGGAATAATTAAATAATCTGCGGTGATGATAGCGATGCGAGCATAGAGATTTAAAGAGGGAGGAGTATCGATAATCACTATATCATAGTCATCTGCGACCGCTTCTAATTTTGATCTTAACAATAATCTGCTATATTCAATGTTAAGTAAATCTTTTTCTGCATTCATCAAGTCTAGATGAGCAGGTACCACATCTACCTCTGGTCTAGTATAGGTGGACTTGCGCACCACTTCTGAGATAGGATATAGTTCTTCTGAGGTTAATACTTGCAGAACGTTGCGATCTTTAATATCGTCAAATATTTCATCTTCAAATTTAATTAATCCAGTGGCAAAAGTTGTATTAGCTTGACTATCTAAATCGATGATCAAGACTCTTTTATCTCTTTGAGTTAAAGCTGCAGCTAGGTTGACAACGGTAGTTGTTTTACCAACCCCACCTTTGTTATGGTAGACGGTGATCGTTTTCATATGATAGTAGTAAAATTCAAAAAAGGATTACAATTATCTGTGACTAACTTGATTTTAGTTTCTAAGCCATTCTCAACGAACTTAGTGGTAAACACAGCAAAGTTATAACGAAAACAAGCCAAACCACAATTAGCTAATTTTTCTAATGTCTCTTCTGACAGATGAGGATTTTCTTCTCTCAACTTTTCAGATCTAATTCGATAGGGATTAGCTAATCTTTCGTAACAATCTGGTAGACAATCGCTTAATTTCATGGTACTGTGCATGGGACCTACTCCAAATTCATAGATAGGTTGTTCCCCCTGTCCATAAATTTGATACCGAGAAAATTCTGCGATGTGAAGATCTCCAGAAAGGATGGCAAAGCGTTTTTCTGTTGCTTTCATTCTAGCTAAGAAATGGTAGAATTGTTCGGGATTAGAGCGAGAGTAACTTTCTTTTTGATGGTGATTACCAAAAAACTGATTTCCTCCTACTAACCAGATGAATCGATGAGAGGAAGCTTGTGCTAGCAACCATTCTTCTTGTTCTTGTCCTAATAGATTATATCTCTGTTTGGAGTATTGTTGAATAAAATATTGATAAAGACTGGAATAATCCAATTCATCTATTTCAGGATAAATCTCTAGATCATCATGTAAACGAAAGTAACGATTATCTAATAAGAAGAAAGCTTGAGAGGAGTGGGTAAAAACGCCAATACGACCTAAGTTAAAATTTATAAAAACTTTGTCTATATCATCAGCTCCATAAAAACAGCGATGCAACCAAAGAGTAGTTTCTTTATGGGGAAAATTGAGGTCTCCATCATTTATACCATAGTCGTGATCATCCCAGATCGCAATTGTAGGAATTAAATAGGGGAGTTTAAATAAGTCTAATCTATGCCACGTTTCTAAATATCTAATTAAACAGTCTTGTGCTTGTGGTCCTTCTGGGATATTATACCAACGTTCTCTAGAATCAACATACACTAAATCCCCTCCTAAAATCAGTAAATCTGGACGTTCACGGTTTAGTTGAGTATAAATATCTTTCTGAATCTCTATGTAGAATGTTTCGTCGTTTAAACAGTTACTAAAAGCGAATCTTAGGGGTTCAGATTCTGGTGGAAGTGTTTTAAACCAACGACAATCCATCATTTCATTAACTACTATCTTGAGACTATACTCTATATTGGGCAGTAAATCAGCAAATTTTACCCTTAATAGTTGCCATTCTAAGTTATCTGAGTTGATTAGGGTCCTGATCTCTACTGGTTTAATCTTATATTCCCCTTCTGCCCAAATTTCGGGAAGATGACTGTGTTTTGAAACATGGGGTAATAATAGATTAAATTGAGCAACTTGAGTAGAGGTAGCTACTTGC
Protein-coding sequences here:
- a CDS encoding ParA family protein: MKTITVYHNKGGVGKTTTVVNLAAALTQRDKRVLIIDLDSQANTTFATGLIKFEDEIFDDIKDRNVLQVLTSEELYPISEVVRKSTYTRPEVDVVPAHLDLMNAEKDLLNIEYSRLLLRSKLEAVADDYDIVIIDTPPSLNLYARIAIITADYLIIPSDLKPFANQGLNNVKNFIKSQNVFRKQMMREPIKILGVLPSKISTNNKFVESTLKKRIETIQDRYNLPVFETVIYDREDLAKCAEQTVNLGMMDAPDPRSIFEFRPDSKAASEFHHLAEEVLEKIGLR
- a CDS encoding alkaline phosphatase D family protein: MSIPKQWPEIKSTPPFPILQVATSTQVAQFNLLLPHVSKHSHLPEIWAEGEYKIKPVEIRTLINSDNLEWQLLRVKFADLLPNIEYSLKIVVNEMMDCRWFKTLPPESEPLRFAFSNCLNDETFYIEIQKDIYTQLNRERPDLLILGGDLVYVDSRERWYNIPEGPQAQDCLIRYLETWHRLDLFKLPYLIPTIAIWDDHDYGINDGDLNFPHKETTLWLHRCFYGADDIDKVFINFNLGRIGVFTHSSQAFFLLDNRYFRLHDDLEIYPEIDELDYSSLYQYFIQQYSKQRYNLLGQEQEEWLLAQASSHRFIWLVGGNQFFGNHHQKESYSRSNPEQFYHFLARMKATEKRFAILSGDLHIAEFSRYQIYGQGEQPIYEFGVGPMHSTMKLSDCLPDCYERLANPYRIRSEKLREENPHLSEETLEKLANCGLACFRYNFAVFTTKFVENGLETKIKLVTDNCNPFLNFTTII